TCTCATGGGGCTAGTTTCATCGATGGAAAAATGACACAATCTCACCCCTACTAACCCTATTCAAGAGTGATAAGTTAGGGAAAAAGATAGCTGAAAATTGAGAAACAGCCCTATAAGTGGTGGATTAAGCACTGTAGGTGCATGCTCTCAAGTATATTGGAAACATCTGCTTAGAAAGTGAATCAGGGCTAGATCAGTGGGAGGGATTCAAAGTGAGGAGAGTTAAGAGCAAGTATGTTCCCTTAAAAGGAAACGGGTGGAACGAACAAATTCAGAGCCCTCAGATGTCAAGGGCTTAAAGGAGAGCATGAAAGCAAAAAGGGGAAGCTTAGGTCAAATACGTGGGTCTCAAACTGCAGAAAGCCTAGTGGAGCAAGCGTTGGGGTGAAATTCAAAACTAAAAGAGGAAAGCAATGAAAGGGCTTGAAAAATATTGGTAAGTACTGTTAAAAAAACCCAaaggtttttaaaatttcataAAGAGGATGTGAATAATTAAAGAAAAAGTAGGGCCTATTAGGGACCATAAGAATAAGCAGTGTGTGGAGGATATTGGCATGTTTCTTCGTGAATACTTTATGTCTGGTTTCACAAAGATAAGAACAACATAGATATTGCCATCAGGGAGGAGGAACGTGAAATATTGGATAAGATTAACAGTGAGAGAAGAGGCATTAAGGGTTTAAAAGCTTTGtaagtggacaagtccccagaccCTGGACAAAATGTATCCCAGGCACTTAAGGGAAGCATAAGAAGGAATAACAGAGGTTCTATCATTTCCCAATGCTCCCTGGCAATAAGTAtgataccagaggactggaggatagaatcatagaaaccctacagtgcagaaggaggccattcggcccatcgagtctgcaccgaccacaatcccacccaggccctacccccacatatttacccgctaatccctctaacttacatagTTAATGTTGTACCAGTGTTTAAAAAGGTAGAACAAGATAAACCGAATAATTACAGGCCGGTCAGCCTAACCCACTGTGGTGGGAAAATAAGTGGAAAAATttctgagggataaatgttaatTTCAACAATCACAGATTAATCTAGAGTCAGCATGGGTTGGTTATGTGAAGGTCTAGTCAGACGCACAGCTGAACATTTTGAGGTggtaataagggggggggggggttgatgtggGTAGCTCATTTGATGTaccctatatggattttagcaaggcctttgataaggtaccaggaGGCAGGTAGATCAGAAAAGCAAAAGCCCATGGAATCCAAAACAAAGTGGCAAGATGCATGCAAAATTGACAGAGGGAATAAGCAAAGATTAATGATCAATGGGTGCTTTCATACTTagaaagttgtttccattggggtTCTCAATACTAGGTCCCTTGCTCTTATGATTTATATCTATGGTTTGGACATGAATCTAAGGAGCAGTACAGCGCCACAGtgggttgcactgctgcctcacagctccttccaattctggccttcggtGATTTGCCCCACTTTCATGCTCGCCCCATGTCCTCtcacaatattaggcaggaactgaagaatgttgattgggggcagatgtttgaggaccAATTAACATCTGAcacgtgggaggctttcaagtgtaaattgataggaattcaggaccggcacattcctgtaaggatgaaggataagtatggcaagtttcaggaacgttggataacgagagatattgtgagcatggtcaaaagaggaaaaaagaagcatttgtcaaggctgggaacacatgaaacaaatgtggaatacaaggaaagtagaaagaaacttaagcaaggagtaaggagagctaaaaggggtcacgaaaagtcattggccagcaggattaagaaaaatcccaaggctttttatacatatataaagagcaagagggtagccagggagacggttggccactcaaggacaggggagggaatctatgtgtggaggcagaggaaatgggtgaggtattaaatgagtactttgcatcagtattcaccaaagagaaggacttggtggatgatgagtctgaggaagggtgtgtagatagtttgagtcatgttgagatcaaaaaggaggtggtattgggggttttgagaaacattaaggtagacaagtccccagggcctgatggaatgtaCCCCAGAATACCGAGAGAGGTGAGGggggaaattgttggggccttgagagaaatctttgaatcctcactggctataggggaggtcatgatgtggagatgccggcgttggactggggtgaacacagtaagaagtctcacaacaccaggttaaagtccaacaggtttatttggtagccaataccataagctttcggagcgctgctccttcgtcagatggagtggaaatgtgcattccattccactccatctgacgaaggagcagcgctccgaaagcttatggtatttgctaccaaataaacctgttggactttaacctggtgttgagacttcttactgtataggggaggtcccagaggattggagaatagccaatgttgttcctttgtttaagaagggtagcaaagataatgcagataattacaggctggtgagccttatgtcagtggtagggaaattattggagaggattcttcgaggcaggatttgctcccacttggaaataagtggacgtaatagcgagaggcaacatggttttgtgaaggggaggtcatgtctcactatctTGGTCAAGTTTTTCGACAAAGTgacgaagatggttgatgaggatagggcagtggatgttgtctatgtggacttcaaaattcagtaaggcctttgacaagatacctcatgacagactggtacagaaggtgaagtcgcacaagatcagaagtgagctggcaagatggatacagaactggctcagtcatagaagacagagggtagcagtggaaggatgtatttctgaatggagggctgtgacaagtggcattcctctatatataaaaatgatttggaggaaaatgtatctGGTTTGATTAACAAGTttatggacgacacaaaggtgatggatttgtggatagtgatgaggaccgacagaggatacagcaggatatagatcggttggggacttgggcggagagatggcagttggagctaatctggacaaatgtgaggtaatgcattttggaaggtccaataaagataggaaatatacagtaaatggcagaacccttaagagtattgataggcagggggatctgggtgtacaggtactcgggtcgctgaaagtggcaacgcaggtgtagaaggcagtcaagaaggcatacagcatgtttgcattcatcggccagggcactgagtttaaaaattggcaaatcatgttgcagctttatagaaccttagttcagccgcacttggagtttagtgttcaattttggtcgctacattaccagaaggatgtggaagctttggagaggatacagaaaagacttaccaggatgttgcctggtatggagggcattagctatgagaagaggttggagaaacttggtttgttctcactggaatgacggagattgagggacaacctgatagaagtctacaagattatgaggggcatggtcaaagtggatagtcagaagctttttcccagggtggcagaGTCAATCActtgggggcataagtttaatgtgcgaggggcaaggttgaaagaagatgtacgaggcaagtttttttttacagagggtggtggatgctggagctcgctgccgggggaggtagtggaagcagatacaatagtaacttttaaggggtgtctggacaaatacatgagtaggatgggaatagagggatatggttcccggaagggtagaaggttttagttcagtcgggcagcacggtcggtgcaggcttggagggccaaagggcctgttcctgtgctgtaaatttctttgttctttgtaatccaaagatatgtaggttaggtggattggccatgttaaattttcgctcagtgtccaaaggtgtgtagggtaGATGGATTAGCCCCGGTaagtgtgcggggttatggggattggggtgTGTGGTGGTGGCTGAGcgaaatgctctttcggagagtggtGCAGATTTaataggcagaatggcctccttctgcattgtgggaattTAATAGTTCCACGGGATACGATCAAGACTTTCACAGATGACCTAAAAATTGGCCGTGTGGTTGATAATGAAGAAGAAATCTGTAGGCTGCAGAATTATATCAATGGACTAATCGGGTGGGATATTGGCAAATGGAGGTTAAACtgaagaagtgtgaggtaatgcatttggggaaaaTTAACAAGTCATGGCAATTTATTATACAAcaaatgataagatactgagaaGTGTAAAGGAACAAagtgaccttggagtgcatgtccacagatccctgaaggtggcaggacggaTAAGTGGTCAAGTCGGCTCAAGAGCTGAGAGTTTATGCTAGAACTGCATAAAACATTAGGCCCCAGCTGGagaactatgtgcagttctgatcatttGTGCAATCTTACTTTTTTCTGTAGTGCAGAGGGTATAGGAGTGATTTACGAGGACGCTGCCAGGAAAattttagttatgaggaaagattgaatagactggtgttgttttctttggaacagaggaggccgaAGGGAGACCTTGTTGGTGGATACGGAACTCACTGCCAGTAAGGATGGTAGAGACAGGAAATccaaataacatttaaaaagttcTTGGATATGTACTGTGAAGTGCCATAACTAATAAGGCTACGGATCGTGAGCTGGAAAGTGGATTTCAGTTGGGTGACTACTTGGCcaatgcaggcacgatgggctgaatactATGCTGCAAGATTCAATTATTCTGAGCAAAACAAACTGCTTTGTTCCTCCATAGAATGGACAAGTTTCCTTAACATCTGCAAAGCAAGTCTAATTACGACTCTTCACCACTGTCCTGCGGACCATTCCAGTGGTGAAAAGCTGGGAAAAATCCCCAATGCTTTCCAAGGATAAGATGATGCTCCATCAGAATGCATCCAGGCAGAAGATAGTGAGGAACTAGAGAGAGGACAAGAAATTCAACTGTGTAGAACAAATTCCCAACACAACTCAAGTGGTTCCACTTCAGAAAATAAGCAATTGGGATAGCAAATGGAATGCtgctgtttattgcaaggggaatggaatataaaagtagggaagttggctccaattgtacagggcattgatgaaatGATATCTGGACTGTcctgtacagttttgctctccttacttgggaaaggataAGGCATTAGCAGTTcacagaaggttcactcgactgattcctggtTTGAAAGGGCtacctgatgaggaaaggttggatccaTTAGAGTTAAGAGAAATGAGAAGTTGTGTTATTTAAATATTCTAGAACCTGAGGGGAATTGTCAGGGGGGATGCTGAAAAGATGTTTTCGTTTGTGGGAGAGATGAGAACTTAGGGACACGGTTGAAAAATacagggtctcccatttaagactgagataaagaGAATTttgctctcagagggtcattaatctgtgaaattcctgagagagcagtgaagaCTTAGTCACTGAATGTTTTAAAGgccgagttagatagattcttgattgtgaAGGGAGCCAAAGGGTATCGGGGCTAGAAAGGGAAGtagaattgaggccacaatcagatcagccatgatcttatcaaatgctcCAAATTTGTAAGCATGTATATCAATCACAAGGTCACTTTTAATTCATACTGCAATTATATACCTATATCATCAGAACATCCAAACCACTTTATAATCAATGAATTGTTAAGGTTAAGGGCCTAAATTATGTTCCTAAATACAGCAGCCAGTTTGTatgcagcaaggtcccacaacaataaacaaaatgaatgaccagataatttgtttttggtTGGGTTTAAGGGAAGAATGCTGAGCAGAATTCACTATTCTCCTTGAAATGAGGCTGCAAGATCTTCTACATTCTAGCAGGGCAAGCTTGCGTCTCACGCAAAAGATGGGAGCTTTTGACAAGGCTGCACTCCCACTGTACTGCATATACAAGTGTCCATCTGGatggagcaggatttgaacctgcaaGCCTCTGATTGAAGATGAGAATGCTTTGTGGATATGTAATTGAAAAGGGACTAAAtaaatgttaatttttaaaaaaaatccatgtaGATTGCCTTCTGCCATCCTGGCAATCACTTTATTGAACCATAAGGCTCTTCATTAATGATGCTGATCAAATCTCTATCAATTAGTCCACAACAGACCTAGACAGAAGGTGAGAAAACTCTACAGGTGAAGAGCTTTGGGAACCACCAGTCCAATGTCACCTTTTTCCCTTTCTAAGCTTGCACTTTATCACATGCCATGTCTGAAATTACAGGTATACTGTATCTCAAAGTGTTCCTTCCTGAAAGAAAGCCGATTTGCCTTTGAACAAATCAATATCAGCTAAGAGGATGCCTCTCTTTGACCCCAAGCAGCGGGCAAGCAAGAATTTGGCACCAATTGAGGGATGCAGTGCCCTGAGGGGATGCCCATTGTCACGGATGGAGCCCTGGCTGACCCCCTGCTGTACTGACCTTGTCCTTAGGGCTGTCCACGCCGCCTCAATGTCCGAGTAAAGGTTTCTCTCGGACGGTTTGCCGCTACTGGCCCCGTACCCTGAGTAATCATAGGAGAAGATGTTGCACTTGATGCGGTTGCCCAGGCCGATGTAGAAGCTGCACATCTGGCCCAGGTCCACGGCGTTGCCGTGCGAGAAGAGCAGGGTGTAGCGGCACTCGGGCACACAGCGGGCGAACATGCAGGCCAGGCGGCTGCCGCGGCCGCTGCGCACGAAGAACACCTCGAGCAGCTCCAGCTCCCGCTCCGAGAACTGCCAGTCGGCCCGCTCCGACAGGTGCAGGCTGCACAGGGCGCCCGCCTCCTCCGTCAGCACCGTGTAGGTGGGCTCGGGCGGCAGGAAGGCCAGCTTGGCCGCGATCCGGCTCGGGCACGGCGGGCAGCAGAAGAGCCAGCACAGCTCACCCAGCGAGAAGCCGTTCatcctggggggaggggagggcggcccAGCTACCTGCTCCCCAGCCGCGGCCGGCATGGGCACGGTTACCAGGAGACCGGCGCTgccggaggggggcggggaacgGGGGCGGGGTCCGGCAGGCGGGGGCGTGGCCGGGCCCCGGGAGGCGGGGCTGAGGGACGGTTGTGGGGTcctggaggagggggtggggtggggagaagggcGGCAGCAGATAGGAGGCGGGTCCAGTGAGGAGGGGCGGCGCCTCAGGGTGACGGGTGTGGGATCGGGGAGCGACGGgctcggaggggagggggcgtgggctgagggtgagggagagaggcggggttGCGGACAATGGTGGAGCCCGGCGAAGTAGTGGCAAGGTGCAGGAAAGGAGGCGGAGTCCGTGTTAAGGAGGGCGGGGCTCGGACTAGGGGCGGGGCTAGGGTTGGGTAGGCGGGGCTCGGCCGTGCTGGGGGGCGGCGGGGTCCGAATTAGGGGCGGGGCTCGGTTTAAGGGGGCGGGACTCGGTTTAAGGGGGCGGGGCAATGGGTGCGCTGGGTCCGTGGACTGGGATTCGAGTTGGGGGCGGAGCGTAAGCAGAATGGGCGGGTTCTTtgtgaggggcggggctgagagGGTGGGCGTGGTTCGGTGAGCGGGCGAGATGGCCGAAGGGGGGGCGCGCTTCGGATAACGGTCACTGGCTGGACCGCCCCATGTTGGCCACCGCGGTGGAAGGTTTGGTACCGTTTGTTCTGTGCAGTGACGGCGGGTGAATGATCGGAATTAGTTGCCCGTGATGGTAATGCGCTGCTGAAGCGGAGCCCGAAACACAATGGCGGCCATTAGTGAGGCTTCTCCTTCCGGCCGGCGCATCCAGAACTTCCGGGTCACCCAGGGGTCAGTGTCAGCACCAAGACAGACATGTGGATGTGAGGCAGGAGAGTATCAGCCAAGAAACGAAAacaattacatttatatagcgtctttgACGCCTCTTGAACGTCCCAAAGTGCATTGAAGTACATATGAGGCAAaggcagacaatgctggaaacactcagcaggtctggcagcatctgtgaagagagaaacagagttaatgtctcAGCTTCCTGACCTTGCAGTAgaacttaatttcagatttccagcgtctgcagcattttgctttgaaGTACTTTTGAGGTATATTTACCATTGTAATCCAGAATATTTGCATACAGCAATTTCACACAATTAGCAGTGACAGAATAATCAGATATGTTtcactgatgttggttgaggtaTAAATTTTGGTCAATTTACATCACAGTGGGAGATCATATCTTATGATCGCTTATCATGTTGCTATAAAAGAgcaatcccactttccagttcTTGGCCTGTAGCGTTGTGAGTTTCAGCACTTCAA
This DNA window, taken from Mustelus asterias chromosome 24, sMusAst1.hap1.1, whole genome shotgun sequence, encodes the following:
- the abhd17c gene encoding alpha/beta hydrolase domain-containing protein 17C isoform X3; the protein is MPAAAGEQVAGPPSPPPRMNGFSLGELCWLFCCPPCPSRIAAKLAFLPPEPTYTVLTEEAGALCSLHLSERADWQFSERELELLEVFFVRSGRGSRLACMFARCVPECRYTLLFSHGNAVDLGQMCSFYIGLGNRIKCNIFSYDYSGYGASSGKPSERNLYSDIEAAWTALRTRPEFILLYMIIFTCGFLQH
- the abhd17c gene encoding alpha/beta hydrolase domain-containing protein 17C isoform X1, encoding MPAAAGEQVAGPPSPPPRMNGFSLGELCWLFCCPPCPSRIAAKLAFLPPEPTYTVLTEEAGALCSLHLSERADWQFSERELELLEVFFVRSGRGSRLACMFARCVPECRYTLLFSHGNAVDLGQMCSFYIGLGNRIKCNIFSYDYSGYGASSGKPSERNLYSDIEAAWTALRTRYAVSPENIILYGQSIGTVPTVDLASRYECAAVILHSPLMSGLRVAFPDTRKTYCFDAFPSIDKITKVSSPVLVIHGTADEVIDFSHGLAMYEQCPRAVEPLWIEGAGHNDIELYAQYVERLKQFIDHEIPIS
- the abhd17c gene encoding alpha/beta hydrolase domain-containing protein 17C isoform X2, with protein sequence MPAAAGEQVAGPPSPPPRMNGFSLGELCWLFCCPPCPSRIAAKLAFLPPEPTYTVLTEEAGALCSLHLSERADWQFSERELELLEVFFVRSGRGSRLACMFARCVPECRYTLLFSHGNAVDLGQMCSFYIGLGNRIKCNIFSYDYSGYGASSGKPSERNLYSDIEAAWTALRTSIDKITKVSSPVLVIHGTADEVIDFSHGLAMYEQCPRAVEPLWIEGAGHNDIELYAQYVERLKQFIDHEIPIS
- the abhd17c gene encoding alpha/beta hydrolase domain-containing protein 17C isoform X4 gives rise to the protein MPAAAGEQVAGPPSPPPRMNGFSLGELCWLFCCPPCPSRIAAKLAFLPPEPTYTVLTEEAGALCSLHLSERADWQFSERELELLEVFFVRSGRGSRLACMFARCVPECRYTLLFSHGNAVDLGQMCSFYIGLGNRIKCNIFSYDYSGYGASSGKPSERNLYSDIEAAWTALRTSIDT